In Bacillota bacterium, the following are encoded in one genomic region:
- a CDS encoding deoxyribonuclease IV has translation MRFGVHMPQKGGFEANVKRVADIGCRTIQIFPGNPTGWKMGKLEESEIAKRADMIDVMDLNPLVVHSAYLINLATNNAEFLEKSKKLLDETMERAGFYRAPYVVLHTGNHGGEGVEKGINQIIESIGEGLPKWPESVKLLLENTAGSGTAIGSRFDELAEILKAFPEGKLGICIDTAHSWAAGYELGTAAGVEATMKEIESTVGLKHLHVIHVNDTKVKLGARVDRHAHIGEGNICLEGFGAVINYGWSEDFPIILETPENGTDRDRANLEKLESLVR, from the coding sequence GTGAGATTCGGAGTGCATATGCCCCAGAAGGGCGGGTTTGAAGCAAATGTTAAGCGGGTGGCCGATATCGGCTGCCGTACAATCCAGATCTTTCCCGGCAACCCCACCGGCTGGAAAATGGGTAAGCTGGAGGAAAGCGAGATTGCGAAGCGGGCGGACATGATCGATGTAATGGATCTAAATCCCCTGGTTGTCCACAGCGCCTACCTGATCAACCTGGCTACGAACAACGCAGAATTTCTGGAGAAGTCGAAGAAGCTGCTCGATGAAACGATGGAGAGAGCCGGCTTCTACCGGGCGCCCTACGTGGTTTTACATACCGGGAACCACGGGGGTGAAGGGGTGGAAAAGGGCATTAACCAGATTATTGAATCGATCGGTGAGGGACTGCCGAAGTGGCCGGAATCAGTTAAACTGCTCCTTGAAAACACGGCAGGCAGCGGGACGGCAATCGGCTCCAGGTTTGATGAGCTGGCCGAGATATTGAAAGCTTTTCCTGAAGGCAAGCTGGGGATCTGCATCGATACAGCCCACAGCTGGGCGGCCGGATATGAACTCGGTACAGCAGCCGGGGTCGAAGCGACAATGAAAGAGATTGAGAGCACGGTGGGCTTAAAACACCTTCATGTTATCCATGTCAACGATACGAAGGTGAAGCTGGGGGCAAGAGTCGACAGGCATGCCCATATCGGTGAAGGAAATATCTGCCTGGAAGGTTTCGGCGCGGTGATCAATTACGGCTGGTCGGAGGACTTCCCGATCATTCTGGAAACACCGGAGAACGGGACAGACAGGGACCGCGCCAACTTAGAAAAGCTGGAAAGCCTGGTTAGATAG